The DNA window attattaaaacatattCAACATCACTTTCATGCTTTTCACTGATCCAAAGACATACTAATATTTCAAAACTCCCACTGTCTGATGACATAACAGGTTGCCAGTGTTTCACTTTATGATTTAGTGATTCATGAAACTCTAGAGACATGAGAATTCTAATGAGTCACCAAGTCCCCAATGCTAATATTACCGAGCAACTTTCAATGCATAAAGCTATCTATAAATGTAATTCCTGAGAACTAGGATGAGTAGAATTTATTCAATACAGaaaagtctcaagaaaaaaaaaattctgaaatgatATGAAGATTACTGGGGTGTGTCAAAAGCTATACATTCCTAAGACCATAACATAGTCTGACTTTTCAATTTGGAATCTTACTAAAATTATGTCCATGACATGCAAtgcaaacttatttttaaaaaagtaattgaaCCCCTTATCATCAGTTCAAAATCTTTCCTAAATTAACCATGTCAGGCTTTCTTGGAAGCTGTCACTCTTCACCACTACCATTTGCAGATTCTAATGAAAACTCTACTCACAAATAGATTTTAATTGAATCAAATTCAgacaatagattaaaaaaatctgtcatattttaaatgctttcaaaatatCTAGTTACTTGCCAGaatttaaagatatataaattTGTATGTGTGCTTGCATGTATGCATACATGCGCATGCTTGTGTATTATGTATTTTCCCCTCAAGCATAAAGAAATTATAATGTTCCTCACCTGAACATGACAATTTTTATTAACTCaagaagttctttcttttctcactgACTGAATATaaataactcatttttttctccatatcccaTCTTGCCCTTTTAGTCCTGGGAATGACCGCAGAGAGTTTACAAAGTTTACTAGTCGGAGGAATGCTTTGAGTTGGGATATATTGTACTCGTTGCATATACTCATTTAGTGATGGGTCACAGAGAAAGGAAGCGGCTAGCCCAAAGTCCACCAGAAATGGCAATGAGgagtttacattttgttttttgaaaaagaagaacattaaGACTATCTAaacatgaaatactaaaaatTCTAGAGAGGTTTAAACATTTATCTTAAGAAGTACGTTCCCTGACTAATTCTGATAATTATAACCCAAGATTCTTTCatgaatatttcaaatgtccAAAACAGACAGGAACtttaatggaaatatatttctctctccatgtatatgaacacatacacatacatacatacaaacacacacatttaccACACATAAATATACTTTATGTGAATTTACAAACTAGAGGTTCAGTTATAACATTTCAACATAACACAGCAGTAGTAAGCCAccaaaatgaagtttattttctATAGTTTTGTATTGGTAAAGTATAAGTTAAACTCAAGAGTACTGGGCCTGCTTCACTTAGAAATCCTCTTTGAACACATCACACTTTTTAGTTCTTGGAAATTCATTTAGTATACTTTAAaatgccaatttctaaaatgtaaaaagaagttaATAATCCCTCTTAAGTCAATAGTTAGGATCTGACATAATACATTAAATAAACTGTTAGAAATGGTCTATACCACCCACTGCACAGCACTGAAAGAAATCATGTAAGCCCAAttacaattattatatttatattttacttgatTTTGAAGAATTGTTAACTAAACtatcaaatatttggaaaatatatatctAATGTCACCTATACTCCCATTTTCTTAATGGCCCTCTTAGCATTATGGGATCATTAAACTTTATATTTCAATtagttaacttttaaaatactttggatGGAGGATTTCTTAAGAGACcactttcatttattctttcattttaaggTTTTAccaattccattttattttttaattcacaagACAAACTTGAAGTGTTCTCTCCTCTCCCATATTTACAATGACTAGTTTTATAAAAGTCCTTGCTATTTTCAGTTGATACAACATATCCTAGAAAAACCAGGTGTTCAAAATTTtgttctgtataaattttaagtaaaattttggTAGGCAGATAAAGTAACTTCAtaattcttataataatttttagcAAGATAATGCAAAATTTCACAAACTATTTTCAAAAGTATGTATtgcaattttctctctttttttttttttttgcaattttctcttttaataacaCTTTACTAAGCTTTAGGCAAAGCTGTATCCTTTTAGCTTTACATTCTTTCTGAGCACATATTGAGGACAGACAAATTAAATGATTCAGTTCAACCAAGCACCCTGCTCCACTCACGGTATGATGATTGAGATGTATATATCTATTAGAATCGTGCCATATATCATATTAATTATTCACAACTATCCACTCTATTCTTCTTTTATAGATATAAGAGATTTTTACTGCCTAAGGTATTATAATATTCTCCTTCAAAGTATTAGCATAGAATGTGCAtgagaaattttcaaaattaaaacttataaAGAATAAAGCCAAAGTGATTCACTTACTGAATGCTGTATTTGTGTGTTAGCTCATAGACACCATTCTAATTAGaggtcttaatatttttattttcttcttaaaagaaatagacaaaatgaatattttgacTATATTTAGATCATGATAACTAAATATAACATTTGTATAAGTGGAATTTTCAATTTAATGCAGTTTTTTTTCAAGGCACTATCTTAGAAAATTAGCATTTAGTGCTAAGTTTTCTAGTTAAATATTTATGGCTTTATTGGGTAGAGTTtggtgttttaattaaaaaaaaaacctacctcacaaaattgtattataaatacattaatgattttttatttttctaagctaCTGATATGTGAGGTTTATAAAAACACCAGACTAAAACTCAGCTTACCCCtacagtcttaaaaaaatcataaacttgGACAAATTGCTCCTCTCTCTTGGCTTCATTTTGTACAGAAATTTTCTCAACAGGAGAAATTTTACTCCATGGTCACAAAGACATAAGGGGAAGTTATGGTTGTCAtcataatttctaataatttgctttttctcatttcttatatCCACCTATACCTGTAATAGATTGAACATCCTGTCAAAAAGGGGAGTGGTTGCTGCAATGTTCTTATGCATTTGTGTTTCAAAACAAGTTAACATTCATTCAAATGTAGCTTTATTGGACCCCTTGAGTTAATGATCTTAAATGTATAGCCTACCATTTTCCACTTGTTAGGGCATGGAGAGTTTGATCTACTTCAGCAAGGCTGCCATTTCAACTCTTCATtacaatatttaattaaattcttcATTATTTAATGTCTTAACACCACATTCATTGCCAACAATGCCATTGCAATTTCATGACCATAAACTGCCCTCTCCATCATAACATTTATAATATCAAAATGTGTTTTGAAACATGTTTTTATGgaataaaacatgattttattttgttcctaTCATGGTAAAGCCTAGGGTCTTTGAAAGAATAATCTCTGGAACTGAAGATCTCTGGAAAAGTTTTAGAACCACTATACTCAAGACCTAGTTCTTTAGgaatcttccttctttcttggtgattattataaataaaaatcaccttttgACTGCAAAAgttaagagaaaatgaatgaatggacctggattttcctttcctttttatattattAGCCTTAAAGAGTAtctcaaaatataaagagaacctagaataaaacaagatgaacTTGTTTTACTAATACTCATATATATTATCTAAATATCAACCTGCAATAAAAGCCTCAAGCCTTGTTAAGACTttcatataaaatcttttattctctttaatttttaagatcaATTGCTCATACAGGTTTCTTTTAGGGATTTATTATCTGGgattacttttcttattttcaattgtatacaaaaaggagaaaatgaactCTGTGAAGAATAGCTCAGTATTCCAAATTCTACTGGGTTGGAGAATATTTCAAACTCAATGCCTTGTCCGAAAACATTCTCATTAGCATCTGCCTTTAGGACTATAGAAAGACTGGGTATATATTATCAAAgagcaaattattttttccaactaTTATAACtagtaataaaaggaaaaatacacattCGATACTCATGGAAACTTTCCTTAAAAAACTAATCATCTAAAATTAGGTATTAAGACAACATACTGCCAGAACTTTCTTTCTCCATTACTTTATTCCAGCAACAAGGCCTTGGCAGTCACAGTCTTTGTACTTTTTGATCAACTTTACCAAGCAAAGAACAATTTGCATCCAGTACTACTTATCAACTGGTTGGAAATCTGTGACTATTTTCTACTCCTAAGCATGTTACTGTAAgtgatctttaaaattaaataatcagAAACTGGATCCAAATGTATcctcatgaaaatgaaaataatgtaacatggAATGCCTCCATTTGAAGCTAATGttacagaaagggaaaatacCCAGAactcaaatctctctctctttatttataaatatttgcatcACTTAGTTTTGGATAAGTTTAataagaatacacattatttcttttggggatgacAGCAACATTGATAAACAGTCCCTGTTATGCCTGTCATTATGTTATTGCTAAATCATCCACAATATCATGACCTGATTTTAGTTACCAGGGacatagccaaaacatggaattTAAGTATCATTCTGATTACATACAAATAGCCAGCACTTAAGAAAACCTATGAAAAGTGATCTATGtccagtaattaaaaaaaaaaaaaatggaaggaaggaaggaaccgagggaggaaggaaggaagggaagaaagaacaaaggaaggaaagaaggaagaaagacatcTTTACAAGCCTAATACAATTACACAGTAGGCCTCTGACATTCTCTATGCTGGTATAATAACTAAATGGCAAGTAACACGGAAACAGTTATCCTTGTGAGATCCCTGTTGCATGCTTTAATTATAACTAAAAATTTACAACAAAATCAACCCTTGGGTAAATTGCTCTTTGGTTTAAATCTTCAATACCTCCTGGAATTTTGGTAAaatcactttgtttttaaattaagctgGTCCCTCCTTCTTTACTCCATTACAGAAGTCAAACAACAAGAACCAGACATTAATTTTAGAATGAAAAGagttttgtgtatatgtgtgtttgtaagTCCAACCCCTGTATACAAACTGTTAAAAAACAGATGTTTTAACATAGTGCTTTATTCCAACTTAATCTCATCCTTGCATGAACTTCCTTCAAGTTTcaaccattaaaaacaaacaaacaaacaaaaaaacagtcaaTTTCCTGGTGGTTGTAATTTAATTAAGTAACCTTTCACACTGAGcaaaaacccaaaagcaaaagGGTCATTAATCTTTCTAGTGATTAGAGACACCTCTAGAGCTTCAAACATTTACCTCTCCTTCCCCGCAGTAGAAATGCTTTTAGGAGGATCATGGTTCATACCTCGCATTCCCTGGAGCCAGAGATGGTATATGTGCAGGGCCCAGATCCATTAACGGATATATCCATGGTCTCAGAGTTTGTAGGCTTGTAGTCCACATAATACTCCTGTAAAGGGGAATTCATTTGTCTTTCAGACTCTCTGGTCTTTTTCCGCCGCCTCTTCATTAGAGAGTGTTGCTGAAGTTGTTTCATGCTTGCTGGGTAGCGTTTCCAAGACACATAGATTACCAACAGGATCATGGCCACCGAGAGGAACAGAGCCACACTCCCTGCAATAATTTTGTGAAATGAAACATGCTCATActcttgctctgtgccaggaatctGAAACCCTGGGGAAGGGCTTGGTGTTTCAAGGGTGGGTTGGGTGGGGTCAGATTTGGAAAATGTAGGCTTAGGGATAATCAGAGGCTTCTGGGGCGTTTGGGGTACCAGGTGTGATTTTTCTGTGTTGACCACCTGAACTTCAGAGCAGATATTATATGTTTCCACTGCATCACTAACCTTTTCACCCTGGATATGCTTAGGTCCTGCACATATCATGGtgctttccttatttcctttgaaattcttAAGCCAATAAAATAGAGGACAAATGCTCCGACTGCATTCCCACATATTTCCAGACAAAGTGATGGATATTAATGATATCCATGCATTGACAGTTTCCTGTGAGATGTTGGTAAGCTTGTTGGAATCCAAATTCAATTTTTGCAAATTGGGTAGACATTTAAATGTGCCCGGCTCAATTCCTTGGATGTCATTCCCTGATAAATCCAAGTTGTGTAAGGAACTCCAAGTCCATGTCAAGCCTTGGCTAATGGAGCGAATCCTGTTCCACTGTAAGTAAATTGAGCGAAGATTGAAGAGACGTGGAAAATGAGCAAAATTGATCTTGGAAAACTGATTGTGCTCCAAGTGGAGCTCCTTCAACTTCAAGAGGCCAGCAAAAGCATTTCGGGACAAGCTTCGAAGACGATTGTAACCCAAATCCAGAAAGTCAAGATTTCGACAGTCTTGAAAAACTCTTATCGGCACAGTCTTTAATGAGTTAGATCTCAAGTGCAAAATGATGAGTTTCCGAAGACCTTTAAATTGTTCCGATTGCAATGTCTGAAGTTTGTTGTAGGAGAGATCCAGATTGCGGAGATTGGGAACTGGGTGGAATGTTTTATTGTGCAGATAGGTAATTTTGTTGGAGCTTAGAATTAATTCTTTCAGTCTACGGATCCCTTGAAATGCATCTTCATCCACTGAGCTAATGTAATTATGGTCAAGATAAAGCCATATAAGCTGGTTAAGGCCGGCAAACTGATTGGATTTGAGTTTCTGAATGCTGTTGAACCTTAATGATAAGCCTTGTGACCCTCCAGAAATGTTCTCAGGGATATCTGCGAAAGCATGAGACTCACAGTACACAATTTTGCCATCACATCTGCAGTTCTTTGGGCAAGCTCTCTGAGCCCCCGTGAGCATAACAAGCAGCAGTGTAGGAAGTAGCACTAGCACCACACGCATGCCTCTCAGCTGCGTAATTAAACGGAAACCtacaatattaaaaagaagacaaatgcaCATTGTAAAGCTATTAACATAAATCACCACCAGCTTACTGATATCAGGGGCACGTCATCTAGTGTAGTAATGGGACAGTTGCTATAAGAACAATGTATTTAACATTTGAAGTCTTATTTTCTTCAGTGTTGCATGTTTGCTGTAATGAggtctccttctttcttccttgattttCAAATCACCACAGTGCCATGGAACTAAAGAAAAGCGTCCTGAGTTTCATTGAGTTCATATGTTCATCAACACTGAAAAGCACACAGCCTGTCTTACCACTTAATGCCAACACCGTAATAACAACAATATTTGGCTAGTCACTCGGCTGAACATCAGTATCAAGAAGAAGAGTACCAAGTCTTCTGGTAATGGCAAAAATGTGACTTAGAAAACCCCTTACTTGTATATCTTTCTTAGTTGAGCAAACAGGCTTTGATTTGACAAAAGAGCTTCAGTAAGCTGTCAAGGTAACCCAAGTTTGCCCTGCCTGAAATTGTATCCTTATTGCATAATGGAATAACAATGCATGAGCTCTGAAAAAATGGCATTGGGACAGTATGGGCAGCCAATGAAGCATGGTATGAAGACTAATAACAGTGCAAGACACTCTCAATGTGTTAATAAGCATATATGCTCTCGGCATTCAGTAAGATCTGCCTACTGTGGCTCCCCTGCCCAGGGATACACCAGCTCAGAACCCTAACTACTGATAACGCAGAACAGTCCAAAGTTAAGATTGTcaaattcttattaaatatttgcataaaatgcaaaataatcttGTGTAGTATTAGTTCTGCTGTTATTTTTAACATAGTTGCTTTTGCAAATTTGGGGGATAAACAAGGAGGGAAGCAGTAGActactacccccccccccaatccggACCTGCTCAAATTtctcactgacttttttttttctcccctaccTCTATTAACTTCAGAAAACCTGCAAAGTTGCAATGTATTGGCACTTGTGCTGCATTTCCAAGTCATAGCCTGGTAAGGACTTCTTTCCTCTGTCAacagatttattatttcttagcggtagggggaaaaaaaaaacctgtgtgctgtagtttatttctcttaaatatttgcatttcaacCAAGAAACAACCAGCCAAACCTCTAATCAAAAAACTCTCCTTCTTTTACTcaaccagttttttgttttgttttgttttgtttttaatttgaaaccCGATCTTGCTCTCTGTCCTCTTGCCAACTACAATCTCATTGAAATACATTCCAGCTCTTCCAGACaggagaaaggggggaaaaagccagTCACACTTGAAAAAATAAGACTGGCAAATGACTGCTGGAAATTTGGAAGCTGTGTTCAGGATACAGCTTCAAAGATAAAACAAACCCTTGTGCGACCTCTGATAAAGTAACGACCCCACCCCTACACACACGCAGTAAAGTGTTAACAATCTCCCTGACAGCGACCAGAAATACAAGCGTGGTTAATATTATCAAGAAATAGAAGCAAACACAGTATTTATCCCATGCTCAATTCCCAAGCTGTAGAAACACATACAGAAGAGACAGTCTTAAAGATATTTCTCTAGAGTCTGTTTAAGTCCGTGTTATGcatttacagatttaaaaaacacTACTAAAAGGAAAATGATCTAAAAATATAATAGCAACTATACTGAGTCAACTGGCAAACTCAGAGGCTGCTGCTTTTTGCCTGTTTCCCGTCTTTTATCAGCTAATGCCACGACTGAGAATAGGAAGCCAAGAGGATCAGCTTTGCtaagaaggaaacaacaaaagttCACTTACCCATCCTTTGTCATCCAAAAACGGATTCCCCCCTCTCTCAGCTTTCTTCTTATTTGGTCTCTCGTGCTGAAACCACCACCACCTTCATGACACAGTGCGGCTGTCATTCACACCATTCTGATCCCGCATGTGAGCTAGTAGCCCCATACAAACTTCCCCGGAGAGGAcaggcaaaaaatatatatacatatatgaaaaaaaaaaaaaaaatcagcatggggtgggatggggggggcagggagaaggaagccgttgggggggagggggagggcctcTAAGCTCTGAGGACCATTGTGTAATTCACCAGAGACCCATCAGCAGTAATTGGCAATCTGTGCAAAAAAGCTACAGCCCATTTCGAAGGTAACCAACTTCTCTGTAAAaagagaggtaaaaaaaaaaaaaaaagaaaaaagaaaagaaaatcttcagaataCCTGGCATTCCTTATTGTGCTGGCTTTTGCCATTCCCAGATAAAGCAATTCATCCTCTGGATTTTCAGTTCTTGAAGCAAGTAGGCCTCCTGTGCTGTATGAGACCCCAGTTTAAAAGCTATGCAGGCTAGGTTTATCCATTTAGCTGGTCAGGTTTAAAGTGTTTTGTAGCTGTGCTGAGAGGCAGCCCTTGTCTAATTCAGAAGGCTTTCCAGAGACTGATGATGCTCAGAGCTTGTTGGTGCTAATGCTTGAGTTTGTGATACACTGAGTGCCCTCCGCTGGAGAAAACAGATTGCACATTAAAGACGGGAACAAGTGAGCCTGTCAGTGGTGTGCAGCCTTCCCTCtctcagaaagggaaattaaaggcacaggatcactttttttttctctccaattatatatatattatgaaagcCTTATGACAAGGAATTCCATTTGGTGCTATCAAATATTAAGTAGAATACCAGCTCtctaaatattttccaattagcagtttttaaaagttgccttggcttttttttttcctgcacatatcacagatttattctctttttttcaacagaaacaatttgagctttatttttgttgttgtcagtttatttattcaaatttttttaaagcaaaccacATAGAGAAACAATTGTACTTAAGGGAAAAATGTAAGTAGATAATTTATGAAGgtagtcattttaaaaattttaggtctaatttttaaattcctaacTTCTGATAATTAAATACATTCTGTGATTTTGTACATCTTATTGTACAGTCTAGATCATTACTTTCTAAAAGTGTACATTCTTAGTCTTAAAGTAGTTATCTTTAATACTATATTAACCAAATGTGCAGGCATCTAAGAGAAACTAAATGTTACTTTGATAAGAGTATATTCCAGAGTATAATTGACATCCTTAGTGCAgtcactgtattttaaaatcatctacATTAATAATGCAAAATTTTTCTTATGTAAGTTACTTATAATATCCaattccagaaaaacaaaagcatgtgAGTTCTACATCTCTGTTGTATTTATCTAAAATTTGCAACATATCCTCAAAACTGGGAAGGATGAAATGATGAAACAtctgaaatgtgtattttaaaaagcctatACCTTCCTTCAACTTGCACtggactttgaaaaaaaaaataatgatgcattaccttccattttatttctcttctttacttGTTTATTTCATAATCCTCTGGCAGAGAATTTTTGGAACAACCCAAAAGAGTGAACCAATGTAATATAGAGTGAGACTGCTAAATGAGATTACTAACCTAACTTAGCAGGTGTGAGAAGTTTAAATAAGTTTTACATAAGTATCTAGAACTGCTATGGatcaatgaaaatgaatatttttagaaatacttcTTGGTTTTAGAGTAACTGTCAAAATACTAATAAGGAAGGCTTAtcatataaataacataaataatttgAGTCAAATTTATGAGTAGGCAGCAACAGACAATTATCTAATTACTAAGATTTTTCAAGGCACagaaagagataatatatgtcCCCCAAATATATCCCATTAACTGATACCTGaattctattttagaaatgtataCTTTTGGCTTACAGCTTAAAACCTACTGAAATGCAAATGAACACACAACAAGGCAATATTATTTGGTTAATGAAAGAGATGTACCTTTCtaaggaaacaaacacaaatgatACACATATAATTTGTTCACAGTAGTGCagtttacataaaaacaaaaatcccaccCAAATATTCAATGACAGAGGATCAGTTcaggaaaaattaatatattcatgATTAGAATACATGCtgccattaaaattaaaatcacttgTATTTGCTGACAGGGAATGATGACCGCAATgtataaaataaagagaatagagGTAGAGAACACAGGTCCTAGTGGATGATGAAGGGAGCGTATTTCTGTACATATTTTTACTTGTGTGGgggcaaaataaaatatacaaagcagATTTTCCTGGGAGATGAATTTTGGATGGATTtcatcttttatgattttttgtcTACttgtattttctaactttttaaaaatcagatgacTATGTGGTACATGTGACATATCAATGTACATATAAGTATGTTTGTGCACATATGTGTAAATTTCCCTTTGCTGGAATATAAGCCATGAGGACACGCTTTTGACAGTGGATTGGAAAAAATCTCATGATGTTACCCACATTTATGGTGTAATAACCAATTAAAATGCAAGTTTTCTTTGAAGCACTAAGATCTAATAGACGCTATATTCCAAAGCAGATACTAAATCATGTGCAGATTTTACAAAGGatattgtcaaaaatcaattatacACTGTGTCTCTTGAAGACACTAGGAGGGTATAAAAAGGCCAAGAGAGTTAAGAGTGACAAAAGTTGTTGTGTGGAGGACTTCACTGGAAAGAGTTGTCCTGGCATTACCTACAATTGTACATCACACGCACACCCTTCAcccaagggaaggggcagggtaTGTCCATACCTCAGCTTCACTGTAGCgtgttaaaaataagacaaaagctATAAAATGGAGCCACTTATGCTAGGCCTCATTTGACCAAACCACAATTtgacttaattacagttttggcCACTCccagaaatgaaatcttaaaccagtcaataAGGAATCACCTGGTCAGCACTAGTAAGGTTATCTACCTGATAGACCCCATTAACCCCTGAAGGAAAGTGACCTTGTCACAATCAGTCCGCctttttctaatataatttctTAGTCCTGCTCCCTTTGGTCTGTAAGAGTCCTTCATTTTTACAGTTTCTCAGAGcccctttctatctgctagatggaatgctgcccaattcatgaatcactgaataaaggCAATAAGATCTTTCAAATTAActgagttgaattttgttttgttttgttctttaacagTTTTGGTGTCAGTGACAGGATCcaaaggaaatgtgtgtgtgttgggggataACAAGAAACACAGGCACTGTTACTCATGAATCCTTTGAATTCTCagttcttctttcatttcctagGGCCAAGAGGTAAGTTCCTCTCAGTTCTGAGCTCTGCTTTCTTTGCATTGAGCTCCTGATCTAATTGGCTTTCTAGTCCAGGGCAGGTCAGCTTAGGTAACAGTTCCCCCAGAACCTAAGCCCCCAGCTCTTGGTACCCACATGCCATGTTGGGAACTGCGGGTGGTTCAGTCTGAGTTTTCCATTTGATTGGAATCCCAGTTTGCAGTCCCCATTTGTTGAGTCCTTTCCCCAGTCCTCAGTTCCACATTGGAAACTGCTGGTGGGGCACACAATGCCATCTCTTGTCCAGGTTACTGTTGGTTTCTGTTAATGGGAACGAAGTAAAGGCTATTGCTAATGGGAATCTTGAAAGCCAAAGCCACAAGATTGATGGACATGGGTCAAGCACTTAAAAGCTGTTAAAGCACTTGCCACCTAACTTTCGTGTTAGGATTAGGTGGCCATGGAATGAGTTAGATTGACACTAGGTCACCTGCCAACCTCAAGAAAATTTCCCTACAATGAAGTACACTATAAAATGCCACACAATCCTAAACCCAGTGACACATCCTTACTAGGTATTATTAATTTTGCTCTGAGACACCCAAGGCTTACCTACAAGAAATGGGATCCTTACATTTCAAAGATTTGAGAGTGCTGCCTTTGGCACACCTGCTTATTTTATGTCTAAGAAGTGTGGGTCTCAGAAGCCATAGATAtct is part of the Ursus arctos isolate Adak ecotype North America unplaced genomic scaffold, UrsArc2.0 scaffold_8, whole genome shotgun sequence genome and encodes:
- the LRRTM4 gene encoding leucine-rich repeat transmembrane neuronal protein 4, producing the protein MGFRLITQLRGMRVVLVLLPTLLLVMLTGAQRACPKNCRCDGKIVYCESHAFADIPENISGGSQGLSLRFNSIQKLKSNQFAGLNQLIWLYLDHNYISSVDEDAFQGIRRLKELILSSNKITYLHNKTFHPVPNLRNLDLSYNKLQTLQSEQFKGLRKLIILHLRSNSLKTVPIRVFQDCRNLDFLDLGYNRLRSLSRNAFAGLLKLKELHLEHNQFSKINFAHFPRLFNLRSIYLQWNRIRSISQGLTWTWSSLHNLDLSGNDIQGIEPGTFKCLPNLQKLNLDSNKLTNISQETVNAWISLISITLSGNMWECSRSICPLFYWLKNFKGNKESTMICAGPKHIQGEKVSDAVETYNICSEVQVVNTEKSHLVPQTPQKPLIIPKPTFSKSDPTQPTLETPSPSPGFQIPGTEQEYEHVSFHKIIAGSVALFLSVAMILLVIYVSWKRYPASMKQLQQHSLMKRRRKKTRESERQMNSPLQEYYVDYKPTNSETMDISVNGSGPCTYTISGSRECEV